From Rhinoraja longicauda isolate Sanriku21f chromosome 24, sRhiLon1.1, whole genome shotgun sequence, one genomic window encodes:
- the LOC144605383 gene encoding protein PHTF1-like isoform X1 → MALKARDTITWYQKKIGAYDRQIWEKSIEQKEIKGLRSKPKKTGRIKSDLIDVDLVRGSTFVKTKPESPWTALTRKGIVRVLFFPFFCQWWIQVTSLGIFAWLLLLYFLEVIAIGLYLQTPVLYVSEIISPMVLMLLLGTVHCQIVSTQRQTPSPTNGGKRRRTTQTRHLSKKVERSSTAPTPNGKDTQQRAANRGSEENSSEETEGQTRHLLTQQRVKGTLSMLRLRRSAHSKTTGVAEGREKIPRWDIPKRDSDSFQDSEFESPAPNQDHSYMSFSSLSCSNSRQDSESSRQGSETEDMLWDDLLNGPRCHSSYSSESDCENMQRVPLQKKESKDDQNHLNWLYSSSQSSERVSAIIWEGNECKKFDMAVLEISGMIMKRANTFEQQNGYRVLGYVVTSVLTLLPFAFRLFQQKTLDQLASSSISELLTISCGGDPEGPLIALVLINILERFCLMWMFFFILCVAERTYKQRLLFAKLFSHLTSARKARKSEIPHFRLKKVQNIKMWLSLRSYLKRRGPQRSVDVIVSSAFLLTLSIAFVCCAQILHGHSSFLDSLYNWELLIWEVSLTVFLLRLFTLGSEVSRKYNNISILLTEQINLYLKMETKPDKKEQLTLVNNVLKLATKLLKELDSPFRLYGLTTNPLLYNITRVVILSAISGVISDLLGFNLRLWKIK, encoded by the exons ATGGCCTTGAAAGCAAGAGACACCATAACTTGGTACCAGAAGAAG ATTGGAGCTTACGATCGACAAATCTGGGAAAAGTCGATTGAGCAGAAGGAGATTAAG GGTCTGCGAAGTAAACCAAAAAAGACTGGCCGAATAAAGTCTGACCTGATTGATGTTGACCTTGTAAGAG GATCAACCTTTGTCAAAACTAAACCTGAAAGTCCATGGACGGCTTTGACACGGAAGGGGATAGTACGGGTGTTGTTCTTTCCGTTTTTCTGCCAGTGGTGGATCCAGGTAACCTCACTGGGCATCTTCGCATGGCTTCTGCTACTCTACTTCTTGGAAG TGATTGCCATCGGCCTTTACCTGCAAACTCCAGTGTTGTACGTCAGTGAAATCATCAGTCCCATGGTCCTGATGCTACTACTGGGGACAGTCCACTGCCAGATAGTCTCAACCCAGAGGCAAACGCCCTCCCCTACAAATGGAGGGAAGCGCAGGAG AACGACACAAACAAGACACCTATCGAAGAAGGTTGAACGCAGCTCCACGGCCCCCACCCCCAATGGGAAA GATACACAGCAACGAGCTGCCAATCGAGGTTCAGAGGAGAATTCCAGTGAAGAAACAGAGGGTCAAACCCGGCACTTGCTAACACAGCAAAGGGTGAAGGGGACTCTGAGCATGTTACGACTGCGGAGAAGTGCACACTCCAAAACAACTGGAGTTGCAGAG GGTAGAGAGAAAATTCCAAGGTGGGATATTCCTAAACGAGACTCTGATAGCTTCCAGGACTCCGAGTTTGAATCTCCAGCCCCAAATCAG GATCATTCGTACATGAGCTTCAGCTCCCTAAGCTGCAGTAATTCCCGGCAGGACTCTGAGAGCAGTCGGCAGGGCTCGGAGACTGAGGATATGTTATGGGATGATCTTCTCAATGGTCCTCGATGCCATTCCTCGTACAGCAGTGAGAGTGATTGTGAGAACATGCAGCGAGTGCCACTGCAGAAGAAAGAGTCCAAAGATGACCAG AACCACTTGAACTGGTTGTACAGCAGCAGCCAGAGTTCGGAGAGAGTCAGCGCCATTATCTGGGAGGGAAATGAATGCAAGAAGTTTGATATGGCCGTCCTGGAGATCAGTGGGATGATCATGAAACGG GCAAATACGTTTGAGCAGCAGAATGGTTACCGGGTCCTGGGGTACGTGGTGACTTCTGTCCTCACCCTGCTGCCCTTTGCATTTCGCCTTTTCCAACAAAAAACCCTGGACCAGCTAGCGTCGTCTTCTATTTCTGAGCTCCTGACAATCAGCTGCGGTGGAGACCCTGAGGGGCCTCTCATCGCTTTGGTGCTGATTAACATTTTGGAGCGTTTCTGTTTGATGTGGATGTTTTTCTTCATTCTTTGTGTGGCAGAGAGAACATATAAACAG CGCTTGCTGTTTGCCAAGCTCTTCAGCCACCTGACATCGGCTAGGAAGGCTCGCAAGTCTGAGATCCCCCATTTTAGGCTGAAGAAAGTGCAGAATATTAAGATGTGGTTGTCACTTCGCTCATACCTAAAG AGGCGAGGCCCTCAGCGATCCGTCGACGTTATTGTTTCATCAGCGTTTTTACTTACTCTGTCCATTGCTTTTGTCTGCTGTGCTCAG ATCCTTCACGGTCACAGTAGCTTCCTGGATTCCTTGTACAACTGGGAGCTCCTCATCTGGGAGGTATCGCTGACCGTTTTCTTGCTCAGGCTATTTACGTTGGGGTCAGAAGTCAGTAGGAAATACAATAACATTTCCATTTTGCTCACAGAACAG ATCAATTTATACCTTAAAATGGAGACCAAACCCGACAAGAAGGAACAGCTTACCCTTGTCAACAATGTGTTGAAACTTGCCACAAAGTTACTGAAG
- the LOC144605383 gene encoding protein PHTF1-like isoform X2 — protein MGILIGLRSKPKKTGRIKSDLIDVDLVRGSTFVKTKPESPWTALTRKGIVRVLFFPFFCQWWIQVTSLGIFAWLLLLYFLEVIAIGLYLQTPVLYVSEIISPMVLMLLLGTVHCQIVSTQRQTPSPTNGGKRRRTTQTRHLSKKVERSSTAPTPNGKDTQQRAANRGSEENSSEETEGQTRHLLTQQRVKGTLSMLRLRRSAHSKTTGVAEGREKIPRWDIPKRDSDSFQDSEFESPAPNQDHSYMSFSSLSCSNSRQDSESSRQGSETEDMLWDDLLNGPRCHSSYSSESDCENMQRVPLQKKESKDDQNHLNWLYSSSQSSERVSAIIWEGNECKKFDMAVLEISGMIMKRANTFEQQNGYRVLGYVVTSVLTLLPFAFRLFQQKTLDQLASSSISELLTISCGGDPEGPLIALVLINILERFCLMWMFFFILCVAERTYKQRLLFAKLFSHLTSARKARKSEIPHFRLKKVQNIKMWLSLRSYLKRRGPQRSVDVIVSSAFLLTLSIAFVCCAQILHGHSSFLDSLYNWELLIWEVSLTVFLLRLFTLGSEVSRKYNNISILLTEQINLYLKMETKPDKKEQLTLVNNVLKLATKLLKELDSPFRLYGLTTNPLLYNITRVVILSAISGVISDLLGFNLRLWKIK, from the exons ATGGGAATCCTGATT GGTCTGCGAAGTAAACCAAAAAAGACTGGCCGAATAAAGTCTGACCTGATTGATGTTGACCTTGTAAGAG GATCAACCTTTGTCAAAACTAAACCTGAAAGTCCATGGACGGCTTTGACACGGAAGGGGATAGTACGGGTGTTGTTCTTTCCGTTTTTCTGCCAGTGGTGGATCCAGGTAACCTCACTGGGCATCTTCGCATGGCTTCTGCTACTCTACTTCTTGGAAG TGATTGCCATCGGCCTTTACCTGCAAACTCCAGTGTTGTACGTCAGTGAAATCATCAGTCCCATGGTCCTGATGCTACTACTGGGGACAGTCCACTGCCAGATAGTCTCAACCCAGAGGCAAACGCCCTCCCCTACAAATGGAGGGAAGCGCAGGAG AACGACACAAACAAGACACCTATCGAAGAAGGTTGAACGCAGCTCCACGGCCCCCACCCCCAATGGGAAA GATACACAGCAACGAGCTGCCAATCGAGGTTCAGAGGAGAATTCCAGTGAAGAAACAGAGGGTCAAACCCGGCACTTGCTAACACAGCAAAGGGTGAAGGGGACTCTGAGCATGTTACGACTGCGGAGAAGTGCACACTCCAAAACAACTGGAGTTGCAGAG GGTAGAGAGAAAATTCCAAGGTGGGATATTCCTAAACGAGACTCTGATAGCTTCCAGGACTCCGAGTTTGAATCTCCAGCCCCAAATCAG GATCATTCGTACATGAGCTTCAGCTCCCTAAGCTGCAGTAATTCCCGGCAGGACTCTGAGAGCAGTCGGCAGGGCTCGGAGACTGAGGATATGTTATGGGATGATCTTCTCAATGGTCCTCGATGCCATTCCTCGTACAGCAGTGAGAGTGATTGTGAGAACATGCAGCGAGTGCCACTGCAGAAGAAAGAGTCCAAAGATGACCAG AACCACTTGAACTGGTTGTACAGCAGCAGCCAGAGTTCGGAGAGAGTCAGCGCCATTATCTGGGAGGGAAATGAATGCAAGAAGTTTGATATGGCCGTCCTGGAGATCAGTGGGATGATCATGAAACGG GCAAATACGTTTGAGCAGCAGAATGGTTACCGGGTCCTGGGGTACGTGGTGACTTCTGTCCTCACCCTGCTGCCCTTTGCATTTCGCCTTTTCCAACAAAAAACCCTGGACCAGCTAGCGTCGTCTTCTATTTCTGAGCTCCTGACAATCAGCTGCGGTGGAGACCCTGAGGGGCCTCTCATCGCTTTGGTGCTGATTAACATTTTGGAGCGTTTCTGTTTGATGTGGATGTTTTTCTTCATTCTTTGTGTGGCAGAGAGAACATATAAACAG CGCTTGCTGTTTGCCAAGCTCTTCAGCCACCTGACATCGGCTAGGAAGGCTCGCAAGTCTGAGATCCCCCATTTTAGGCTGAAGAAAGTGCAGAATATTAAGATGTGGTTGTCACTTCGCTCATACCTAAAG AGGCGAGGCCCTCAGCGATCCGTCGACGTTATTGTTTCATCAGCGTTTTTACTTACTCTGTCCATTGCTTTTGTCTGCTGTGCTCAG ATCCTTCACGGTCACAGTAGCTTCCTGGATTCCTTGTACAACTGGGAGCTCCTCATCTGGGAGGTATCGCTGACCGTTTTCTTGCTCAGGCTATTTACGTTGGGGTCAGAAGTCAGTAGGAAATACAATAACATTTCCATTTTGCTCACAGAACAG ATCAATTTATACCTTAAAATGGAGACCAAACCCGACAAGAAGGAACAGCTTACCCTTGTCAACAATGTGTTGAAACTTGCCACAAAGTTACTGAAG